Proteins found in one Helicobacter sp. NHP19-003 genomic segment:
- the rny gene encoding ribonuclease Y, whose translation MEEVLSILIPCLFTGIGVFYFTKRNRHAASQNLIAQAKTKADMLIYQAQVLYKSKEEESKTLALQLQQEHKERQQTQDAAYQHKLDELKNREKQQQQHWHHKHKQLEQHKSELEGLRRELEQSKHTQDKLCQEYQELKEQAMQTLMERSGYTKEEAQELLLCLLEEELILQKAALVRRYERQAKKEAKERAHFILAEATSRFASSFAMENLTSVVALPNSEFIGRIIGKDGKNIDTFKRISGVELMIDEETKTITLSCFNLYRRQIATQTLELLIQDGRIQPSRIETVYQRVEANMEESILKEAEEVILDLQLDSMDEELKRLLGRMKYRTSYGQNALAHSIEVAILAGTIAEQLGGDSKLARRAGILHDIGKALTQEHGGDHVELGAEVCVRCQEHPVVINAIYAHHDRQEIKSIECAAVCAADALSAARPGARRKENENFLARMHDLERIASQQSGVEKVFAMDAGREVRVIVCPDQINDAKVPLLARDIAKEIQTHLQYPGEVVVHVIRENHAKAIAR comes from the coding sequence ATGGAAGAGGTACTAAGCATTTTGATCCCCTGCTTATTCACCGGTATCGGCGTGTTTTACTTCACCAAGCGCAACCGCCACGCCGCTAGCCAAAACCTCATCGCCCAAGCCAAGACCAAGGCGGACATGCTCATCTACCAAGCCCAAGTGCTTTACAAGAGCAAAGAAGAAGAATCCAAAACCCTAGCCTTGCAATTACAACAAGAACACAAAGAGCGCCAACAAACCCAAGATGCCGCCTACCAACATAAATTAGACGAACTGAAAAACAGAGAAAAACAACAACAACAACACTGGCACCACAAGCATAAACAATTAGAACAACACAAGAGCGAGCTAGAAGGTCTAAGGCGGGAGTTAGAGCAGAGCAAGCACACCCAAGACAAACTCTGCCAAGAGTACCAAGAGCTCAAAGAACAGGCCATGCAAACCTTAATGGAACGCTCGGGCTACACCAAAGAGGAAGCCCAAGAATTGCTCTTGTGTTTGTTAGAAGAAGAGTTGATTTTGCAAAAAGCCGCCCTTGTGCGCCGCTATGAAAGACAGGCCAAAAAAGAAGCCAAAGAGCGGGCGCACTTCATCCTAGCGGAGGCGACCTCCCGTTTTGCCAGCTCTTTTGCCATGGAAAATTTAACCAGCGTGGTCGCTCTGCCTAATTCTGAGTTTATTGGACGGATCATCGGTAAGGACGGCAAGAACATCGACACTTTTAAGCGCATCAGTGGGGTGGAGTTGATGATCGATGAAGAAACCAAAACCATCACCTTGAGCTGTTTTAACTTGTATCGGCGGCAAATCGCCACACAAACGCTAGAGCTCTTGATCCAAGATGGGCGCATACAACCTTCACGCATCGAAACCGTGTACCAGCGGGTGGAGGCGAACATGGAAGAGAGCATCTTAAAAGAAGCCGAAGAAGTCATTTTAGACCTGCAATTAGACTCTATGGACGAGGAATTAAAAAGGCTCTTGGGGCGCATGAAATACCGCACCAGCTATGGGCAAAACGCCCTCGCCCATTCTATAGAGGTGGCGATTTTAGCCGGCACCATTGCCGAGCAACTCGGTGGGGATTCTAAATTAGCTAGGCGAGCGGGGATTTTGCACGACATCGGCAAAGCCCTGACCCAAGAGCATGGGGGCGATCATGTGGAATTGGGGGCTGAGGTGTGCGTGCGTTGCCAAGAACACCCTGTGGTGATCAACGCCATTTATGCCCACCACGATCGCCAAGAGATCAAGAGCATAGAGTGTGCCGCTGTGTGCGCCGCCGATGCCCTGTCTGCCGCAAGACCCGGGGCACGCCGCAAGGAAAATGAAAACTTCTTGGCCCGCATGCACGATTTAGAGCGCATCGCCAGCCAACAAAGCGGGGTGGAAAAGGTCTTTGCTATGGACGCGGGACGGGAGGTACGCGTGATCGTTTGCCCCGATCAGATCAATGACGCAAAAGTCCCTCTACTTGCGCGCGACATCGCCAAAGAAATCCAAACGCACCTACAATACCCGGGCGAGGTCGTGGTGCATGTGATCCGCGAAAACCACGCCAAAGCCATTGCCCGCTAG
- a CDS encoding 5-formyltetrahydrofolate cyclo-ligase: MLQKWVRPKAGLSVLVYCPLAHEADIRPFIRWARRRKMRLFAPLMHPPCCSYAPYRLPLSTKQHIKQPRPSNFKTSLDLAIVPILGVDRHFKRVGFGLGAYDRLFASLKHKPLLVFTARQILQSTHDLGAFHDIVGDICADHSGYFIQRKNYGRGTKHFDPLLIHRYRRVLLHQAQPPRR; encoded by the coding sequence TTGTTGCAAAAATGGGTGCGCCCCAAAGCGGGGCTGTCGGTGCTGGTCTATTGCCCCCTAGCCCACGAAGCGGACATACGCCCCTTCATCAGGTGGGCAAGAAGGCGTAAAATGCGCTTGTTTGCCCCTTTAATGCACCCGCCTTGTTGCAGCTATGCACCCTACCGCCTGCCTTTAAGCACCAAGCAACACATCAAGCAGCCTAGACCTAGCAACTTCAAAACAAGCTTGGATTTAGCCATTGTCCCCATTTTAGGAGTTGATCGCCACTTTAAGCGGGTGGGTTTTGGGTTAGGGGCTTATGACCGCCTTTTTGCTAGCCTCAAGCACAAACCATTGCTTGTTTTCACCGCCCGCCAAATTTTACAATCAACCCACGATCTAGGTGCATTCCACGACATTGTCGGGGACATTTGCGCCGATCACAGCGGATATTTTATACAAAGGAAAAACTATGGAAGAGGTACTAAGCATTTTGATCCCCTGCTTATTCACCGGTATCGGCGTGTTTTACTTCACCAAGCGCAACCGCCACGCCGCTAG
- the greA gene encoding transcription elongation factor GreA, whose product MKEPMSTYGYEKVCAELKKLKEVERPQIVKEIDRAREHGDLKENAEYHAAKEKQAFIEARINDLSRILANAQVIDPATLSHQKVSFGSTVKILNLDNDKEFCYTIVGSMESDPTRGLISFGSPIAKSLMGKSKGDEVTVVLPSGENEFEILDIYYKDIDYAKS is encoded by the coding sequence ATGAAAGAGCCGATGAGTACCTATGGTTATGAAAAGGTTTGTGCCGAGCTTAAAAAACTCAAGGAAGTGGAAAGGCCACAGATCGTTAAGGAGATCGATCGGGCTAGAGAGCATGGGGACTTGAAAGAAAACGCCGAATACCACGCCGCCAAAGAAAAACAAGCGTTCATAGAAGCGCGCATCAATGATTTAAGCCGCATTCTAGCCAATGCCCAGGTGATCGACCCCGCCACTTTGAGCCACCAAAAGGTGAGCTTTGGCAGCACGGTGAAAATCCTGAATTTAGACAACGACAAGGAGTTTTGTTACACCATTGTGGGGAGCATGGAGAGCGACCCTACAAGGGGGCTCATCTCCTTTGGCTCGCCCATCGCCAAAAGCTTGATGGGCAAGAGCAAGGGCGATGAGGTTACGGTGGTGTTGCCCTCTGGGGAAAACGAATTTGAAATTTTAGACATTTATTACAAAGACATTGACTATGCTAAAAGTTAA
- the dut gene encoding dUTP diphosphatase, with protein MLKVKLQKLHPQAKLPVYQSEGASGFDLCALENLEIAPKSVGLVRTGIALELEKGYEVQVRSRSGLALKHQIVVLNSPGTIDSDYRGELQVILMNLGNAPFSVKAGDRIAQGVLCRIFQADFALTTELEATKRGAKGFGSSGV; from the coding sequence ATGCTAAAAGTTAAATTGCAAAAACTCCACCCACAAGCCAAACTCCCCGTCTACCAAAGCGAGGGGGCGAGTGGGTTTGATTTATGTGCCCTTGAAAACCTAGAGATCGCCCCCAAAAGCGTGGGCTTGGTGCGCACAGGAATCGCCCTTGAGCTGGAGAAGGGCTATGAAGTGCAGGTGCGCTCGAGATCGGGGCTGGCGCTCAAGCACCAAATTGTGGTGCTCAACTCCCCGGGCACGATTGACAGCGACTATCGGGGGGAATTGCAGGTGATTTTGATGAATTTGGGCAACGCGCCCTTTAGCGTTAAAGCCGGCGATCGGATCGCACAAGGGGTGCTGTGCCGTATTTTTCAGGCGGATTTTGCCCTAACCACAGAGTTAGAAGCCACAAAAAGGGGGGCAAAGGGCTTTGGGAGCAGTGGGGTTTAA